A window of Candidatus Binatia bacterium contains these coding sequences:
- a CDS encoding MFS transporter — protein MNKPAGVSRGARMLDAVREVGAERLKFIGVITGGHFFIHWFQQFYPVVLPSIKAGLGLSDVQVGALNSARNFTQGTLDLPSGMLADAAVRHRGLILASALASMGAAYFLMGIAPAFFWALVASGLVGLGTALWHPAASASLSNRFPERRATALAVHGMGATIGDTLTPLGAGLLLVAFHWESVLALQLVPALVLGYLVWRGLAGFFVGSKSRPWRAAELREVYDLARNRLFLGICLATAFLQMGRVTVSTFLPIYIQEHLGYSPGGLGVYFALLHAMGTISQPVMGHLSDRFGRKAVLLPSFIALGILFFLLAVAAPGVPLALVVSAIGLFFYTLINVTNAATMDVAGANIQASSFGLASLVTQILIIPTPIAAGYMIGVYGILSVFWLSGIFLLLGAATLVPLRLYRGTGK, from the coding sequence TTGAATAAGCCGGCCGGAGTCTCTCGCGGCGCTCGCATGCTGGACGCCGTCCGCGAAGTCGGCGCGGAGCGTCTGAAATTCATCGGCGTCATCACCGGCGGCCACTTTTTCATTCACTGGTTCCAGCAATTTTATCCGGTGGTTCTGCCGTCGATCAAAGCCGGGCTCGGCCTCAGCGATGTCCAGGTCGGCGCCCTCAACTCGGCGCGAAATTTTACCCAAGGCACGCTCGATCTTCCTTCGGGCATGCTCGCCGACGCAGCGGTACGCCATCGCGGGCTCATCCTCGCGTCGGCGCTCGCCTCGATGGGCGCCGCTTACTTCCTCATGGGAATCGCGCCGGCGTTTTTCTGGGCGCTGGTGGCTTCGGGCCTGGTGGGATTGGGCACGGCGTTGTGGCATCCCGCCGCATCGGCGTCGCTCTCCAACCGGTTTCCCGAGCGGCGCGCGACGGCGCTGGCCGTGCACGGCATGGGCGCGACGATCGGCGATACGCTGACGCCGTTGGGCGCCGGCCTTCTTCTAGTCGCCTTTCACTGGGAATCGGTCCTGGCGCTGCAGCTCGTGCCCGCACTGGTTCTCGGTTATCTGGTCTGGCGCGGCCTGGCGGGTTTTTTTGTCGGCTCCAAGTCGCGCCCGTGGCGCGCCGCCGAGCTGCGCGAAGTGTACGATCTCGCGCGGAACCGGCTCTTTCTCGGCATCTGCCTCGCCACCGCCTTTCTCCAGATGGGGCGCGTGACGGTCAGCACGTTCCTGCCCATTTACATTCAGGAGCATCTCGGTTACTCCCCCGGCGGGCTTGGCGTTTATTTCGCGCTGCTGCACGCGATGGGCACGATCTCCCAGCCGGTGATGGGCCATCTCTCGGACCGCTTCGGCCGCAAGGCGGTGCTGCTTCCTTCGTTCATCGCGCTGGGAATTTTATTTTTCCTGCTCGCGGTGGCTGCGCCCGGCGTTCCGCTCGCGCTCGTCGTCAGCGCGATCGGTCTCTTCTTCTACACGCTCATCAACGTCACCAATGCCGCCACGATGGACGTCGCCGGCGCCAACATCCAGGCATCGTCGTTCGGCCTGGCCTCGCTGGTCACTCAGATCCTGATTATTCCGACGCCGATCGCCGCCGGCTATATGATCGGCGTCTACGGAATTCTCTCCGTCTTCTGGCTCTCGGGAATTTTTTTGCTCCTGGGCGCGGCGACGCTCGTGCCGCTTCGGCTATATCGAGGAACGGGAAAATAA